From one Culex quinquefasciatus strain JHB chromosome 3, VPISU_Cqui_1.0_pri_paternal, whole genome shotgun sequence genomic stretch:
- the LOC6048150 gene encoding spectrin alpha chain isoform X2, which translates to MEQFTPKEVKILESAEDIQERREQVLSRYNEFKVETRHKREKLEDSRRFQYFKRDSDELESWIHEKLQAASEESYRDPTNLQAKIQKHQAFEAEVSAHSNAIVVLDNTGQEMINQQHFASETIQRRLDELHRLWEMLLSRLAEKGMKLQQALVLVQFLRHCEEVMFWIKDKEAFVTADEFGQDLEHVEVLQRKFDEFQKDMASQEYRVTEVNELADKLLSNGHPERDTITRKKEELNEAWQRLKQLAILRQEKLFGAHEIQRFNRDADETVAWIAEKDVVLSSDDYGRDLASVQALQRKHEGVERDLAALEDKVATLGAEAGRLCSIHADHSDQIREKQAEIAAYWQSLTAKAKERKQKLDESYFLHRFLADFRDLVSWINGMKAIISADELAKDVAGAEALLERHQEHKGEIDARGDSFKVTTEAGRQLLEREHYAAAEVQEKLAALESDKSSLLSLWEDRRILYEQCMDLQLFYRDTEQADTWMAKQEAFLANEDLGDSLDSVEALIKKHEDFEKSLAAQEEKIKALDVFATKLIDGQHYAADDVAQRRSMLLARRSALMEKSSIRRQLLEDSSGLQQFERDCDETKGWISEKLKFATDDSYLDPTNLNGKVQKHTNFEHELTANKSRIEDITTNGQNLIEKNHYAADQINSRMQEIVTLWESLVQASDKKGCKLQEASQQQQFNRTVEDIELWLSEVEGQLMSEDYGKDLTSVQNLQKKHALLEADVMAHQDRIEGIKVAANKFVESGHFDADNIRNKESALSKRYGALATPMAERKQRMLDSLQVQQLFRDLEDEAAWIREKEPVAASTNRGRDLIGVQNLIKKHQAVLAEINNHENRAMGVISNGEQMLAEQSFATEDIKQRLDTLKDQWNSLKEKSTQRKQDLEDSLQAHQYFADANEAESWMREKEPLVSNQDYGKDEDSSEALLKKHEALVSDLEAFGNTIQALQEQAKNCRQQETPVVDITGKECVMALYDYTEKSPREVSMKKGDVLTLLNSNNKDWWKVEVNDRQGFVPAAYIKKIDPGLSASQQNLVDGHSIAKRQSQINSQYDNLLALARERQNKLNETVKAYVLVREAADLSAWIKDKESHAQIKDVGEDLEEVEVMQKKFDDFNDDLKANEVRLAKLNEIAVQLTSLGQTEAALKIKTQIQTLNEEWATLQNITQERASQLGSAHEVQRFHRDVDETKDWIAEKDNALTNDDLGKDLRGVQTLQRKHEGLERDLAALRDKIRQLDETANRLMQSHPDTAEQTYAKQKEINEEWQQVVGKAQQRKEKLLDSYDLQRFLSDYRDLMAWISSMMGLVTSEELANDVTGAEALIERHQNHRAEIDFRYGIPQEHRTEVDARAGTFAAFEQFGAELLQANHYASPEIQEKIENLSKSREELEQAWTARRLQLDQNLDLQLYLRDCEQAENWMSAREAFLNAEEVDSKGDNVEALIKKHEDFDKAINGHEEKIGALQVLADQLIAQEHYAGKLIDDKRSEVLDRWRHLKEDLIEKRSRLGDEQTLQQFSRDADEIENWIAEKLQLATEESYKDPANIQSKHQKHQAFEAELAANADRIQSVLAMGSNLIDKNQCSGSEDAVQKRLTQIADQWEYLTQKTTEKSLKLKEANKQRTYIAAVKDLDFWLGEVESLLTSEDAGKDLASVQNLMKKHQLVEADIHAHEDRIKDMNAQADSLVESGQFDSAGIQEKRQSINERYERICNLAAHRQARLNEANTLHQFFRDIADEESWIKEKKLLVGSDDYGRDLTGVQNLKKKHKRLEAELASHEPAIQAVQEAGEKLMDVSNLGVPEIEQRLKALNQAWAELKGLAATRGQKLDESLIYQQFLAKVEEEEAWITEKQQLLSVEDYGDSMAAVQGLLKKHDAFETDFAAHRDRCSDIRDNGQTLITNNNHHGESISQRCAQLDKKLENLQALATRRKNALLDNFAYLQFMWKADVVESWIADKENHVKSEEFGRDLSTVQTLLTKQETFDAGLSAFEQEGIHNITALKDQLISASHAQSAAILKRHEDVLTRWQKLRADSEARKYRLLGMQEQFRQIEDLYLTFAKKASAFNSWFENAEEDLTDPVRCNSIEEITALRAAHAQFQASLSSAQYDFQALADLDRKIKSFNVGPNPYTWFTMEALEDTWRNLQKIIEERDAELAKEVHRQEENDKLRKEFAKHANLFHQWLTETRYAILGWDINGTSLMDGSGTLEEQFEALCHKANEIRARRGDLKKIEELGATLEEHLILDNRYTEHSTVGLAQQWDQLDQLAMRMQHNLKQQIQARNQSGVSEDSLKEFSMMFKHFDKDKSGKLNHQEFKSCLRALGYDLPMVEEGQPDPEFEEILNVVDPNRDGQVSLQEYIAFMISKETENVQSYEEIENAFRAITASDRPYVTKDELYSNLTKDMADYCVQRMKPFNDPKTGHPVTGALDYVEFTRTLFQN; encoded by the exons ATGGAGCAGTTTACCCCCAAGGAGGTAAAGATCCTCGAGAGTGCCGAGGACATCCAGGAGCGCCGTGAGCAGGTGCTCAGCCGGTACAATGAGTTCAAGGTGGAGACGCGCCACAAGCGCGAGAAGCTGGAGGACTCGCGTCGCTTCCAGTACTTTAAGCGCGACTCGGACGAGCTGGAGAGCTGGATCCACGAGAAGCTGCAGGCCGCGTCGGAGGAGAGCTACCGCGATCCGACCAATCTGCAGGCCAAGATCCAGAAGCATCAGGCGTTCGAGGCGGAAGTTTCGGCCCACAGCAATGCGATCGTCGTGCTGGACAACACCGGCCAGGAGATGATTAACCAGCAGCACTTTGCGTCGGAGACAATCCAGCGTCGGCTGGACGAGTTGCACCGCCTGTGGGAGATGCTGCTGTCGCGGCTGGCCGAAAAGGGCATGAAGCTGCAGCAGGCTCTGGTGTTGGTGCAGTTCTTGCGCCACTGCGAGGAGGTCATGTTCTGGATCAAGGACAAGGAGGCGTTCGTTACGGCTGACGAGTTTGGCCAAGATCTCGAGCATGTCGAGGTGTTGCAGCGCAAGTTTGACGAGTTCCAGAAGGACATGGCCTCGCAGGAGTACCGTGTGACGGAGGTCAACGAGCTCGCTGACAAGCTGCTGTCCAACGGACATCCGGAACGCGACACCATTACGCGCAAGAAGGAGGAGCTGAACGAAGCCTGGCAGCGTCTGAAGCAGCTGGCCATTTTGCGCCAGGAGAAGCTGTTTGGAGCGCACGAGATCCAACGTTTCAACCGTGATGCGGACGAAACCGTTGCGTGGATCGCCGAAAAGGACGTCGTTCTGTCGTCGGACGATTACGGTCGTGACTTGGCCAGCGTGCAGGCTCTGCAGCGCAAGCACGAGGGCGTCGAGCGTGATTTGGCCGCGCTGGAAGACAAGGTCGCCACGCTGGGAGCGGAAGCCGGTCGTTTGTGCAGCATCCACGCTGACCACAGCGATCAGATCCGTGAGAAGCAGGCGGAAATCGCTGCCTACTGGCAGTCCCTGACGGCCAAGGCCAAGGAGCGCAAGCAAAAGTTGGACGAATCGTACTTCCTGCACCGTTTCCTGGCTGACTTCCGCGATCTGGTGTCCTGGATCAACGGAATGAAGGCCATCATTTCGGCGGACGAACTCGCAAAGGACGTTGCCGGAGCCGAAGCCCTGCTGGAGCGCCACCAGGAGCACAAGGGCGAAATTGACGCCCGTGGAGACAGCTTCAAGGTGACCACCGAAGCCGGTCGTCAACTGCTGGAGCGTGAGCATTACGCCGCTGCTGAAGTTCAGGAAAAGCTGGCCGCCCTCGAGAGTGACAAGAGTTCGCTGCTGTCGCTGTGGGAGGATCGTCGCATTCTGTACGAGCAGTGCATGGATCTGCAGCTGTTCTACCGCGATACCGAGCAGGCCGACACCTGGATGGCCAAGCAGGAGGCGTTCCTCGCCAACGAAGATCTGGGCGATTCTCTGGATTCGGTTGAGGCACTCATCAAGAAGCACGAAGACTTTGAGAAGAGTCTGGCCGCGCAGGAGGAGAAGATCAAGGCGTTGGACGTGTTCGCCACTAAGCTCATCGATGGCCAGCACTACGCCGCCGATGATGTGGCCCAGCGTCGTTCGATGCTGTTGGCTCGCCGTTCGGCTTTGATGGAGAAATCCTCGATCCGTCGCCAGCTGTTGGAAGACTCGAGCGGTCTGCAGCAGTTTGAACGTGACTGCGACGAGACCAAGGGCTGGATCAGCGAGAAGCTCAAGTTCGCCACGGACGACAGCTATCTGGATCCGACCAACTTGAACGGAAAGGTGCAGAAGCACACCAACTTTGAGCATGAGCTGACCGCGAACAAGAGTCGCATCGAAGACATCACCACCAACGGGCAGAACCTGATCGAGAAGAACCATTACGCAGCCGATCAGATCAACTCGCGCATGCAGGAAATCGTGACGCTGTGGGAATCGCTGGTCCAAGCTTCCGACAAGAAGGGCTGCAAGCTGCAGGAAGcttcccagcagcagcagttcaaCCGTACCGTCGAGGACATTGAGCTTTGGCTGAGCGAAGTTGAGGGCCAGCTGATGTCGGAAGATTACGGCAAGGATTTGACGAGCGTGCAGAACCTGCAGAAGAAGCACGCTCTGCTGGAGGCTGACGTGATGGCCCATCAGGATCGTATCGAGGGAATCAAGGTCGCCGCGAACAAGTTCGTCGAGAGTGGCCACTTTGATGCGGATAACATCCGCAACAAGGAGAGCGCTCTGTCCAAACGTTACGGAGCGTTGGCCACGCCGATGGCGGAGCGCAAGCAGCGTATGCTGGACTCACTGCAGGTTCAACAACTGTTCCGGGATCTGGAGGATGAGGCAGCTTGGATTCGCGAGAAGGAACCGGTGGCGGCTTCGACCAACCGTGGTCGCGACCTGATTGGTGTGCAGAACTTGATCAAGAAGCATCAGGCCGTCCTGGCTGAGATCAACAATCACGAGAACCGTGCGATGGGAGTGATTTCCAACGGAGAGCAGATGCTTGCGGAACAGTCCTTCGCCACGGAGGACATCAAGCAGCGGTTGGACACACTCAAGGACCAGTGGAACTCGCTGAAGGAGAAGTCTACCCAGCGTAAGCAAGATCTGGAGGACTCTCTGCAGGCGCACCAATACTTTGCCGATGCCAACGAGGCGGAATCGTGGATGCGCGAGAAGGAACCGCTCGTGTCCAACCAGGACTACGGCAAGGACGAAGACTCGTCGGAGGCTCTGCTGAAGAAGCACGAAGCTCTGGTGTCCGATTTGGAAGCGTTCGGAAATACCATTCAAGCGCTGCAGGAGCAAGCCAAGAACTGCCGTCAGCAGGAGACTCCGGTCGTGGACATTACCGGTAAGGAGTGCGTGATGGCGCTGTACGACTACACGGAAAAGTCACCGCGTGAGGTTTCCATGAAGAAGGGTGACGTGCTGACTTTGTTGAACTCGAACAACAAGGACTGGTGGAAGGTTGAGGTGAACGATCGCCAAGGATTCGTCCCGGCGGCTTACATCAAGAAGATTGACCCTGGTCTAAGTGCCAGCCAGCAAAATCTCGTCGATGGACACTCGATTGCGAAGCGTCAGTCGCAGATCAACAGCCAGTACGATAACTTGCTGGCGCTGGCTCGCGAACGTCAGAACAAGCTGAACGAAACCGTCAAGGCGTACGTTCTGGTGCGTGAGGCCGCCGATCTGTCCGCTTGGATCAAGGACAAGGAGAGCCACGCCCAGATCAAGGATGTCGGTGAAGACTTGGAGGAGGTCGAAGTGATGCAGAAGAAGTTTGACGACTTTAACGATGATCTGAAGGCCAACGAGGTTCGTCTGGCCAAGTTAAACGAGATCGCCGTGCAGCTGACATCGCTCGGTCAAACCGAAGCTGCGCTGAAGATCAAGACCCAAATCCAAACTCTGAACGAGGAGTGGGCCACGCTGCAGAACATTACCCAGGAGCGTGCCAGCCAGCTCGGATCGGCGCACGAGGTTCAGCGGTTCCACCGTGACGTTGACGAAACCAAGGACTGGATCGCCGAGAAGGACAACGCTCTGACGAACGACGACCTCGGCAAGGACCTGCGTGGCGTGCAGACGCTTCAACGCAAGCACGAAGGGCTGGAGCGTGACTTGGCCGCCCTGCGCGACAAGATCCGTCAGCTGGACGAAACCGCCAACCGGCTGATGCAGTCCCACCCGGACACGGCCGAACAGACGTACGCCAAGCAGAAGGAGATCAACGAGGAGTGGCAACAGGTCGTCGGAAAGGCGCAGCAGCGCAAGGAGAAGCTGCTCGACTCGTACGATCTTCAGCGTTTCCTGAGCGATTACCGCGACCTGATGGCGTGGATCAGCTCGATGATGGGACTGGTCACGTCGGAGGAGCTCGCAAACGATGTTACCGGTGCGGAAGCGCTGATCGAGAGACATCAG AATCATCGTGCTGAAATTGATTTTCGTTACGGTATCCCGCAG GAACACCGCACCGAGGTCGATGCCCGCGCCGGAACGTTTGCCGCGTTCGAGCAGTTTGGCGCCGAGCTGCTGCAGGCGAACCACTACGCGTCACCTGAAATCCAGGAGAAGATCGAGAATCTGTCCAAATCGCGGGAGGAGCTCGAGCAGGCATGGACGGCCCGTCGGCTGCAGCTGGACCAGAACCTGGACCTGCAGCTGTACCTGCGCGATTGCGAGCAGGCCGAAAACTGGATGAGCGCCCGCGAGGCGTTCCTGAACGCCGAGGAGGTTGACTCGAAGGGAGATAACGTGGAGGCGTTGATCAAGAAGCACGAGGACTTTGACAAGGCGATCAACGGACACGAGGAGAAGATCGGAGCGCTGCAGGTGTTGGCGGATCAGTTGATTGCGCAGGAGCACTACGCCGGAAAACTGATCGATGACAAGCGTTCGGAGGTGTTGGACCGCTGGCGTCACCTGAAGGAAGATCTGATCGAGAAGCGATCGCGGCTGGGCGATGAGCAGACGCTGCAGCAGTTCTCGCGCGATGCCGATGAGATTGAGAACTGGATCGCGGAGAAGTTGCAGCTGGCGACGGAGGAGAGCTACAAGGATCCGGCCAACATTCAATCCAAGCACCAGAAGCACCAGGCGTTCGAGGCGGAACTCGCTGCGAATGCCGATAGGATCCAGAGCGTGCTGGCTATGGGAAGCAACTTGATTGACAAGAACCAGTGCAGTGGATCTGAGGACGCTGTGCAGAAGCGACTGACTCAAATCGCCGACCAGTGGGAATATCTGACTCAGAAGACGACGGAGAAGTCGCTGAAGCTGAAGGAGGCCAACAAGCAGCGTACGTACATTGCTGCGGTTAAGGATCTGGACTTTTGGCTGGGTGAAGTTGAGAGTCTGCTGACGTCGGAAGATGCCGGCAAGGATCTGGCTTCGGTGCAGAATCTGATGAAGAAGCACCAGCTGGTGGAGGCTGACATTCACGCGCACGAAGATCGCATCAAGGACATGAATGCGCAAGCGGATTCGCTGGTCGAGAGTGGCCAGTTTGATAGCGCCGGGATTCAGGAGAAGCGTCAGTCGATCAACGAGCGGTACGAACGCATCTGCAACTTGGCCGCCCATCGTCAGGCTCGTCTGAACGAAGCCAACACGCTGCACCAGTTCTTCCGCGATATTGCCGATGAAGAGTCGTGGATCAAGGAGAAGAAACTGCTGGTCGGTTCGGATGACTATGGTCGCGACTTGACCGGCGTGCAGAACTTGAAGAAGAAGCACAAGCGGCTGGAGGCTGAACTGGCTTCGCACGAACCGGCCATCCAGGCTGTCCAGGAGGCCGGCGAGAAGTTGATGGATGTGTCGAACCTCGGCGTTCCGGAGATTGAGCAGCGCCTGAAGGCCCTGAACCAAGCCTGGGCTGAACTGAAGGGTCTTGCCGCAACGCGAGGTCAAAAGTTGGACGAATCCCTGATCTACCAGCAGTTCCTGGCCAAGGTCGAGGAAGAGGAAGCCTGGATCACCGAGAAGCAGCAGCTGCTGTCGGTTGAGGACTACGGCGACTCGATGGCCGCCGTCCAAGGTCTGCTGAAGAAGCACGACGCCTTCGAGACGGACTTTGCCGCCCACCGGGACCGCTGCTCGGACATCCGCGACAACGGCCAAACGCTGATCACGAACAACAACCACCACGGCGAGAGTATCTCGCAGCGGTGCGCCCAGCTGGACAAGAAGCTGGAGAACCTGCAGGCGCTGGCCACCCGCCGCAAGAACGCCCTGCTCGACAACTTTGCCTACCTGCAGTTCATGTGGAAGGCCGACGTCGTCGAGAGCTGGATCGCCGACAAGGAGAACCACGTCAAGTCGGAGGAGTTCGGCCGTGATCTGTCCACGGTTCAGACGCTGCTCACCAAGCAGGAGACATTCGATGCCG GTCTCTCCGCGTTTGAGCAGGAAGGAATCCACAACATTACGGCCCTGAAGGATCAGCTGATTAGCGCCAGCCACGCCCAGTCGGCGGCCATCCTGAAGCGCCACGAGGACGTGCTGACCCGCTGGCAGAAGCTGCGTGCCGATTCGGAGGCCCGCAAGTACCGTCTGCTCGGCATGCAGGAGCAGTTCCGTCAGATCGAGGACCTCTACCTGACCTTTGCCAAGAAGGCGTCCGCTTTCAACTCGTGGTTCGAGAACGCCGAGGAGGACCTCACCGACCCGGTGCGCTGCAACTCGATCGAGGAAATTACCGCCCTGCGTGCGGCTCACGCCCAGTTCCAGGCGTCGCTGTCGAGCGCCCAGTACGACTTCCAGGCGCTGGCCGATCTGGACCGCAAGATTAAGAGCTTCAACGTGGGACCCAATCCGTACACGTGGTTCACGATGGAGGCGCTGGAGGACACCTGGCGCAACCTGCAGAAGATCATCGAGGAGCGCGACGCCGAACTGGCCAAGGAGGTGCACCGCCAGGAGGAGAACGACAAGCTGCGCAAGGAGTTTGCCAAGCACGCGAACCTGTTCCACCAGTGGTTGACCGAGACGAG ATATGCcattctgggatgggacatcaACGG AACTTCCCTCATGGATGGTTCCGGCACGCTGGAGGAGCAGTTCGAGGCCCTCTGCCACAAGGCCAACGAAATCCGCGCCCGCCGGGGTGACCTCAAGAAGATTGAAGAGCTCGGCGCAACGCTCGAGGAGCATCTCATCCTGGACAATCGCTACACGGAACACTCCACGGTGGGCCTTGCCCAACAGTGGGACCAGCTGGATCAACTGGCGATGCGCATGCAGCACAACCTCAAGCAGCAAATCCAGGCCCGCAACCAGTCCGGCGTTTCGGAAGACTCGCTCAAGGAGTTCTCGATGATGTTCAAGCACTTTGACAAGGACAAGAGCGGCAAACTCAACCACCAGGAGTTCAAGTCCTGCCTGCGCGCCCTCGGCTACGATCTGCCCATGGTGGAGGAGGGCCAGCCCGACCCCGAGTTCGAGGAGATCCTGAACGTGGTCGACCCGAACCGCGACGGCCAGGTGTCCCTGCAGGAGTACATCGCCTTCATGATTTCCAAGGAAACGGAGAACGTCCAAAGCTACGAGGAAATCGAGAACGCGTTCCGCGCCATCACCGCCTCCGACCGCCCCTACGTCACCAAGGATGAACTCTACTCT AACCTCACCAAGGACATGGCGGACTACTGCGTCCAGCGGATGAAACCGTTCAACGACCCCAAGACGGGACACCCCGTCACGGGCGCCCTGGACTACGTGGAGTTTACGCGAACCCTGTTCCAGAACTAA